A part of Aegilops tauschii subsp. strangulata cultivar AL8/78 chromosome 2, Aet v6.0, whole genome shotgun sequence genomic DNA contains:
- the LOC120974818 gene encoding tau-cadinol synthase: protein MASVFEPSVWSDFFRRYKPQPPNISQEWMKTRRDKLKKDVLLLFKTCTNNLDRMTLVDVVQRLGIEHLFEEQTATALTDIHRSEFNSSNLHDVSLRFRLLREHGLWVSPDVFKTFKGEDGTFNHDITKDPKGLLCFYNAAYVLTHGEPLLEEAISFTKYHLESLAPSLVSPLAEQVKRALHVPLPRTYRRLEALQYMPEYEKEVGYNPTLLELAKLEFNLLQSVHLKELKAISEWYNDLSAYVELSFARDRVVECYLWGYSVFYEEEYSLERMIFAKCTFVHTLLDDINDVRATLVEYRKLDTAIQRWNESAISLVPDYLKKFYNKLLMCFREFEDELTLNGRYPIDHIKKTFQQQSKFYLQEAEWLHQNHKPSFKDKLHLAAMSTGVTALCVYTMVCMGDGAPKGALEWALGYPDVIMACAKIGRLMNDLAGSSKHRNNRGDVANCVDCYVSEHKVTDKVAFAAIDSMIEDEWKTTNQARFEHRRELFPLVQRVVNFTLSLPVYYGDRKDAFTFSTHLNGIIKNLFVKPIPI, encoded by the exons ATGGCGTCCGTCTTTGAGCCCTCAGTGTGGAGTGACTTCTTCCGCCGATACAAGCCGCAGCCACCAAAT ATCTCACAGGAATGGATGAAGACCAGAAGAGATAAACTGAAGAAAGATGTTCTCTTATTGTTTAAGACTTGCACCAACAATTTAGATAGAATGACACTGGTGGATGTAGTCCAACGCCTAGGAATAGAACACCTGTTTGAAGAACAGACGGCTACTGCACTAACTGACATCCATCGAAGTGAATTCAACAGCTCTAATCTCCATGATGTATCTCTTCGGTTCCGCCTTCTTCGGGAACATGGACTTTGGGTATCTCCAG ATGTGTTCAAAACTTTCAAAGGAGAAGATGGCACGTTTAACCATGATATAACAAAAGATCCAAAGGGACTCTTATGTTTCTACAATGCAGCATACGTGTTAACCCATGGCGAGCCATTACTCGAAGAGGCCATCTCTTTCACGAAATATCATCTGGAATCTTTGGCACCAAGCCTCGTCTCCCCTTTAGCTGAGCAGGTCAAGCGTGCCTTGCATGTACCCTTGCCAAGGACCTACAGGAGGTTGGAGGCACTGCAATACATGCCAGAATACGAAAAAGAAGTAGGGTACAATCCAACTCTTCTAGAGCTTGCAAAGCTGGAATTTAACCTCCTCCAGAGTGTCCACTTGAAGGAGCTCAAAGCTATCTCAGA GTGGTATAATGATCTGTCAGCATACGTGGAGCTAAGTTTTGCTCGGGATCGTGTGGTGGAGTGCTACCTTTGGGGCTACTCTGTCTTCTATGAGGAAGAGTACTCTCTAGAACGAATGATCTTTGCAAAGTGCACATTTGTGCACACATTATTGGATGACATCAACGACGTTCGTGCCACCTTGGTGGAGTATCGGAAGCTAGACACAGCCATACAGAG ATGGAATGAGAGTGCTATTTCCCTTGTGCCCGACTACTTGAAGAAGTTCTATAATAAACTTCTGATGTGCTTTAGGGAGTTCGAGGATGAGTTGACACTTAATGGTAGATACCCGATTGATCACATCAAGAAGACG TTCCAACAACAGTCAAAATTTTATCTCCAAGAAGCTGAGTGGTTACACCAGAACCACAAGCCAAGCTTTAAAGATAAACTGCATCTGGCTGCCATGTCCACGGGCGTCACCGCGCTATGTGTGTATACGATGGTTTGCATGGGTGATGGAGCACCCAAGGGAGCACTCGAGTGGGCACTTGGATACCCCGATGTCATCATGGCGTGCGCCAAGATTGGGCGCTTAATGAATGACCTTGCTGGCTCATCTAAA CACCGGAACAATAGGGGGGACGTGGCCAACTGTGTGGATTGCTACGTCAGTGAGCATAAGGTTACAGACAAGGTCGCCTTTGCTGCAATCGACTCGATGATAGAAGATGAATGGAAGACCACCAACCAAGCTCGGTTTGAGCATCGCCGTGAGCTCTTCCCGTTGGTGCAACGGGTTGTCAACTTCACTCTCAGCCTGCCGGTGTACTATGGTGATAGGAAAGATGCCTTCACATTTAGCACGCATCTTAACGGCATTATCAAGAACCTCTTCGTCAAGCCCATACCGATCTAG